A window of the Amblyraja radiata isolate CabotCenter1 chromosome 5, sAmbRad1.1.pri, whole genome shotgun sequence genome harbors these coding sequences:
- the LOC116973732 gene encoding interleukin-22 receptor subunit alpha-2-like, whose translation MAALERCSFLWLFLSIIFNSEESRAPQDVKFISQNFHNVLHWKPGNGIENTTLFFVQHQSVISDGFKGIMKDDFFLNSRFGHEWANKTECWGIRVTCCDLTRETILLPELFFARVRAFSFNKFSNWTMIEPFCPMTDSKCISPKCKDVHNRAFCTILFVVVTRYNM comes from the exons ATGGCAGCACTAGAAAGGTGCTCGTTTTTATGGCTCTTTTTATCGATAATATTTAACAGTGAAG AATCCAGGGCGCCACAAGATGTAAAATTCATATCCCAGAACTTCCATAATGTTCTTCACTGGAAACCAGGAAATGGCATCGAAAACACCACTCTGTTCTTTGTGCAACACCAAAG TGTAATTTCAGATGGTTTCAAGGGAATAATgaaagatgatttttttttaaattccaggttTGGACATGAGTGGGCAAACAAAACGGAATGTTGGGGCATCAGAGTGACTTGCTGCGACCTCACACGCGAGACTATTCTACTTCCTGAATTATTTTTTGCGAGAGTGAGAGCATTTTCATTCAACAAATTTTCAAACTGGACAATGATTGAACCATTTTGTCCAATGACAGACAGTAAGTGTATTTCTCCAAAATGTAAAGATGTACATAATCGAGCATTTTGTACCATCCTATTTGTTGTTGTAACCCGCTATAACATGTGA
- the LOC116973172 gene encoding interleukin-22 receptor subunit alpha-2-like isoform X1, which translates to MGRFSLPLFVILGFTHLVGAQVSGHIPEPQQVNFKSNDFFNVLQWRKGSHNSMNAVYNVEYKMYGEKHWNNKTECWKIHHMFCDLTQETRRFMEPHLARVKALEANGQSNWAMSATIIPFWETVIGPPRIKLIPKARSILVKMLPPRTPFRKKNGSWITLDKIYNGIEYLIEISGNLVENRSDLYTAAGITLSVWNLKPKATYCVRAQIKILLFSKVSDYSGKKCVTTF; encoded by the exons GTCATATTCCAGAGCCACAGCAGGTGAACTTCAAGTCGAATGACTTCTTCAACGTTTTACAGTGGCGGAAAGGCAGTCACAACAGCATGAATGCAGTTTACAACGTGGAATACAAAAT gtatggagagaagcacTGGAATAACAAGACAGAATGCTGGAAGATTCATCACATGTTCTGTGATCTAACACAAGAGACCAGACGTTTCATGGAGCCACACCTTGCACGAGTTAAAGCCCTTGAGGCCAATGGTCAATCAAACTGGGCCATGAGTGCAACGATTATACCTTTTTGGGAAA CTGTCATTGGTCCACCAAGGATTAAACTCATACCCAAGGCAAGATCGATACTGGTGAAAATGCTTCCTCCTCGAACGCCTTTCAGAAAGAAAAATGGCTCCTGGATTACATTGGATAAAATATACAATGGCATTGAATATCTAATAGAAATTTCAGGCAATCTGGTGGAAAAT AGATCCGACTTATATACAGCAGCTGGCATCACCTTGAGCGTATGGAACCTGAAACCAAAAGCAACTTACTGCGTCCGCGCCCAAATTAAGATCCTCCTTTTCAGCAAAGTCAGTGACTACAGTGGAAAGAAATGTGTGACAACATTTTAG